The following are encoded in a window of Chitinophaga sp. H8 genomic DNA:
- the recN gene encoding DNA repair protein RecN has translation MLHRLTIKNYAIISHLEVDFSGNLNVITGETGAGKSILLGALSLILGERADPGVLFDKTGKCVIEGLFKVKKTQVLPFFNKHELDLEDQVILRREISAAGKSRAFINDTPVNLSQLAELSTYLVDLHQQFDTLELEKSDFQREVVDALVNKPTLLQQYQQSYQEYVQVQKKYRQLQEQRDNANKELDYNKFLLDELADAGFTADEIETLDAELKTLSHAEEIKNTLNKVYFQLKEDEQPILQQLKQLQASLQGLADFHKEVPAIAARLQSSYLELQDIAAEVEHINDQVHYDGERIAQVNERQTLGYRLLKKHSVQTTAELLAIQEELSQKVGNVLNLDEALAQLEKQQTSLQESLKAAAAVISAERLKQVAPFEKQVNALLAQVGMPNARIRVEITTGHLHAYGQDNIEFLFDANKSNQFAPIRKVASGGELSRLMLCIKSLVAQSVALPTLIFDEIDTGISGEAARQVGVILKGLAKAHQVICITHQPQIAGKADAHYFVYKDASADKVTTNIRLLSKEERITHIAQMLSGEKPTAAALENAREMVGS, from the coding sequence ATGTTACACCGTCTTACAATTAAGAATTACGCTATCATCTCACACCTGGAAGTAGATTTTTCCGGTAACCTGAATGTGATTACCGGAGAAACAGGAGCGGGTAAATCTATTTTGCTGGGAGCGCTTTCACTGATATTAGGCGAAAGAGCAGATCCGGGTGTTTTGTTTGACAAAACAGGCAAGTGTGTGATTGAAGGCCTGTTTAAGGTTAAAAAAACACAGGTACTTCCTTTTTTTAACAAACATGAGCTGGACCTGGAAGATCAGGTGATCCTCCGCCGGGAGATCAGTGCGGCTGGTAAATCACGCGCTTTTATCAATGATACTCCGGTAAACCTGTCCCAGCTGGCAGAACTGAGCACTTACCTGGTAGACCTGCACCAGCAGTTTGATACCCTGGAGCTGGAAAAGTCCGACTTTCAGCGGGAGGTGGTAGATGCGCTGGTCAACAAACCCACCCTGTTGCAGCAATACCAGCAAAGCTATCAGGAGTATGTACAGGTCCAGAAAAAATACAGGCAGCTGCAGGAACAGCGGGATAACGCTAATAAAGAGCTGGACTACAATAAGTTTTTGCTGGACGAGCTGGCAGATGCCGGTTTTACAGCGGATGAAATAGAAACCCTGGACGCCGAACTGAAAACCCTCAGTCATGCCGAAGAAATTAAAAACACGCTTAACAAGGTTTATTTTCAGCTGAAGGAAGATGAGCAACCCATCCTCCAGCAGCTAAAGCAATTGCAGGCCTCCCTCCAGGGGCTGGCCGACTTTCATAAGGAAGTGCCTGCTATCGCTGCCCGCCTGCAATCTTCCTACCTGGAATTGCAGGATATAGCGGCCGAGGTGGAACATATCAATGACCAGGTGCACTACGATGGAGAGCGTATAGCGCAGGTAAACGAACGTCAGACCCTGGGATACCGCCTTTTGAAAAAACACAGCGTACAAACTACTGCCGAACTGCTGGCTATCCAGGAAGAACTGTCGCAGAAGGTAGGTAATGTGCTGAACCTGGACGAGGCGCTGGCACAGCTGGAAAAACAACAAACCTCCCTGCAGGAGTCATTAAAAGCTGCTGCTGCAGTGATCAGTGCGGAGCGCCTTAAACAGGTGGCACCATTTGAAAAGCAGGTAAATGCCTTACTGGCACAGGTAGGGATGCCTAATGCCCGTATCCGGGTGGAGATCACCACCGGCCACCTGCATGCATACGGACAGGACAATATTGAATTTTTATTTGATGCCAATAAAAGCAACCAGTTTGCCCCTATCCGTAAGGTAGCTTCCGGTGGGGAGCTAAGCAGGCTGATGCTGTGTATCAAATCACTGGTAGCCCAGTCGGTAGCACTGCCTACCCTGATCTTTGATGAAATCGATACGGGTATTTCCGGGGAAGCTGCCCGCCAGGTGGGCGTGATCCTGAAAGGACTGGCCAAGGCACACCAGGTAATCTGTATCACCCACCAGCCACAGATAGCCGGAAAAGCAGATGCGCACTATTTTGTGTATAAAGATGCCAGCGCTGATAAAGTAACCACCAATATACGCCTGCTCAGCAAAGAAGAGCGGATCACCCATATTGCCCAGATGCTCAGCGGAGAGAAACCCACGGCCGCCGCATTGGAGAATGCCAGGGAAATGGTTGGTAGTTAG
- a CDS encoding ABC transporter ATP-binding protein: MLTARNITKNYSNLHVLKGVNITVHQGEIVTIVGSSGAGKSTLLHILGTLDTPSGGEVWLDDVNLTALKGSLLADVRNKYMGFIFQFHHLLPEFNALENVCIPGFIAGTAKSAVRERAAFLLETLGLKDRMDHKPKALSGGEQQRVAVARALINNPAVVMADEPTGNLDSKNARELHNLFFELRDKFQQTFIIVTHNEELAPLSDRQLVMKDGRIVSGNAEENGALENIIVEK, encoded by the coding sequence ATGCTTACTGCACGCAACATTACCAAAAATTATTCCAACTTACACGTTTTGAAGGGAGTAAATATTACTGTCCACCAGGGAGAGATTGTAACGATCGTAGGCTCTTCCGGAGCAGGTAAAAGTACCCTTTTGCATATTCTGGGTACCCTGGACACGCCCTCCGGGGGAGAAGTATGGCTGGATGATGTCAATCTGACCGCTTTAAAGGGGTCTTTACTGGCAGATGTCCGTAATAAGTATATGGGATTCATTTTTCAGTTCCACCATTTGCTGCCGGAGTTTAATGCCCTGGAGAATGTATGTATTCCCGGCTTTATAGCAGGTACTGCCAAGTCGGCCGTGAGGGAGCGGGCGGCTTTTTTACTGGAAACCCTGGGGCTGAAAGACCGGATGGACCATAAACCTAAAGCGCTTTCCGGTGGAGAACAGCAAAGAGTGGCCGTAGCCCGTGCATTGATCAACAACCCGGCAGTGGTAATGGCAGACGAACCTACCGGCAACCTGGACTCCAAAAATGCCCGGGAATTGCATAACCTCTTTTTTGAACTGCGGGATAAATTTCAGCAAACCTTTATTATCGTTACCCATAATGAGGAGCTGGCTCCTTTGAGCGACCGGCAGCTGGTGATGAAAGATGGCCGTATCGTAAGCGGTAATGCTGAGGAGAACGGGGCACTGGAAAATATCATTGTGGAAAAGTAG
- a CDS encoding enoyl-ACP reductase FabI — protein MAHNLLKGKKGIIFGALDEKSIAWRTALRCVEEGAEIVLTNAPVAMRMGEINKLAEICKAPVIAADVTSMEDIENLLTKSMEHFGGKIDFILHSVGMSLNIRKGRSYTDLDYNFTQKTMDISALSLHRVLQTAYKLDAINEWGSVVALTYIAAQRVFTHYSEMADAKSLLESIARSFGYHYGVKKKVRINTISQSPTKTTAGSGVKGFDGFVSYAEKMSPLGNATADECADYTVSLFSDYTKMVTMQNLYHDGGFSSTGISTAVAEQMEKE, from the coding sequence ATGGCTCATAACTTATTAAAAGGAAAGAAAGGCATCATATTTGGCGCACTGGACGAAAAGTCTATAGCCTGGAGAACTGCATTGCGTTGTGTGGAAGAAGGCGCTGAAATTGTGCTGACTAACGCACCTGTTGCCATGCGCATGGGGGAAATCAACAAGCTGGCAGAAATATGCAAGGCTCCTGTAATTGCCGCTGATGTTACCAGCATGGAAGATATCGAGAATCTCCTTACCAAATCCATGGAGCATTTTGGTGGAAAAATAGATTTTATACTGCACTCCGTAGGGATGAGTCTGAATATCCGTAAAGGCAGAAGTTATACAGACCTGGACTACAATTTTACCCAGAAAACAATGGATATCTCTGCATTATCCCTGCACCGGGTATTGCAAACGGCGTATAAGCTGGATGCGATCAACGAGTGGGGATCTGTGGTAGCGCTTACCTACATTGCTGCACAGCGTGTATTTACGCACTACAGTGAGATGGCAGATGCCAAGTCCTTGCTGGAATCTATTGCCCGCAGCTTTGGTTACCACTATGGTGTGAAGAAAAAAGTACGTATCAATACCATTTCCCAGTCTCCTACTAAAACAACGGCAGGTTCAGGCGTAAAAGGATTTGACGGATTTGTAAGTTATGCAGAGAAAATGAGTCCGTTGGGCAATGCCACTGCGGATGAATGTGCAGATTACACTGTGAGTCTGTTCTCTGACTATACGAAGATGGTAACCATGCAGAACCTTTACCACGATGGAGGTTTCTCTTCAACAGGGATTTCTACTGCAGTAGCGGAACAAATGGAAAAAGAGTAA
- a CDS encoding DUF2795 domain-containing protein produces the protein MYWTLELASYLEDAPWPATKDELIDYAIRSGAPIEVIENLQELEDEGEIYEGIEDIWSDYPSQDDFFFNEDEY, from the coding sequence ATGTACTGGACATTAGAATTAGCTTCATACCTGGAGGACGCTCCCTGGCCAGCTACGAAGGACGAACTTATCGATTACGCCATCCGTTCCGGTGCACCCATTGAAGTAATTGAAAATCTTCAGGAACTGGAAGACGAAGGTGAAATTTACGAAGGCATAGAGGATATCTGGTCGGATTATCCTTCGCAGGACGACTTTTTCTTTAATGAAGACGAATATTAA